From Mastacembelus armatus chromosome 13, fMasArm1.2, whole genome shotgun sequence, one genomic window encodes:
- the paf1 gene encoding RNA polymerase II-associated factor 1 homolog isoform X1, protein MAPTIQTQAQREDGHSRPSSHRALPERSGVVCRVKYCNSLPDIPFDPKFITYPFDQHRFVQYKATSLEKQHKHELLTEPDLGVTIDLINPDTYRIDPNILLDPADEKLLEEDIQAPSSSKRSQQHAKVVPWMRKTEYISTEFNRYGVSNEKVEVKIGVSVKQQFTEEEIYKDRDSQISAIEKTFEDAQKLITQHYSKPRVTPVEVLPVFPDFKMWINPCAQVIFDSDPAPKDISGPAGVEMMSQAMIRGMMDEEGNQFVAYFLPNEDTLRKRKRDFEDGLDYMPDDLYEYKIAREYNWNVKNKASKGYEENYFFIFRDGDGVYYNELETRVRLSKRRAKAGAQSTTNAVLVCKHREMNEKELEAQEARKAQLENHEPEDEEEDMDMDKDIQDSGDDKEKDSGSEAENSGSESEREDEDREQRGDDDDEEDEDRGKRRRKASGSGSESGEERTREMRDEEEIFGSDDDSDDNEPKNSARSSGEDGSGSEDEGGNRGGSRSRSASPAHSDRSSDHSETQAQSGSGSERGSDSSDASDSE, encoded by the exons ATGGCTCCAACGATTCAGACACAAGCTCAACGAGAAGACGGACACAG TAGGCCATCCTCTCACCGAGCTCTCCCTGAGAG GTCAGGAGTGGTCTGTCGTGTGAAGTACTGCAACAGCCTGCCAGACATCCCTTTCGACCCCAAATTCATCACATATCCATTTGATCAGCACAG GTTTGTACAATATAAAGCCACATCTCTGGAGAAGCAGCACAAGCATGAGCTCCTGACAGAGCCAGACCTCGGTGTCACTATTGATCTCATAAACCCAGACACCTACCGCATAGACCCTAACA TATTGTTGGATCCTGCTGATGAAAAACTGTTGGAAGAGGACATCCAGGCTCCATCCAGTTCGAAGAG GTCACAGCAGCATGCCAAAGTGGTCCCTTGGATGAGAAAGACTGAATATATTTCCACAGAGTTTAACAGATATGGTGTCTCCAATGAAAAAGTGGAAGTCAA gATTGGAGTTTCTGTCAAACAGCAGTTTACAGAAGAAGAGATCTACAAGGACAGAGACAGTCAGATTTCTGCTATTGAGAAGACATTTGAGGATGCACAGAAATTG ATAACACAGCACTACAGTAAACCAAGGGTTACTCCTGTGGAGGTACTACCTGTGTTCCCTGACTTCAAG ATGTGGATCAACCCGTGTGCTCAGGTCATCTTTGACTCCGATCCTGCACCTAAAGACATATCAGGGCCAGCAGGAGTGGAGATGATGTCTCAGGCCATGATCAG AGGTATGATGGATGAGGAAGGAAATCAGTTTGTGGCATACTTCTTGCCCAATGAAGACACACTTCGCAAGCGCAAGAGAGACTTTGAGGATGGATTGGATTATATGCCTGATGATCT atATGAATACAAGATAGCCAGGGAGTACAACTGGAATGTCAAGAACAAAGCCAGCAAGGGCTATGAAGAGAACTACTTCTTTATCTTCAGAGATGGAGATGGTGTTTATTACAATGAGCTTGAGACAAG AGTGCGTCTGAGTAAGAGACGAGCCAAGGCCGGAGCACAGTCAACTACAAACGCTGTGCTGGTGTGTAAGCACAGAGAGATGAATGAGAAAGAGCTTGAAGCTCAG GAAGCACGTAAAGCTCAGTTGGAGAACCATGAGccagaagatgaagaggaggacatgGACATGGATAAAGACATACAGGACTCTG GTGATGATAAAGAGAAGGACAGCGGCAGTGAGGCAGAGAACTCTGGTAGTGAATCTGAGAGAGAGGATGAAGACCGTGAACAAAGGGGAGACGAcgatgatgaagaggatgaggaccgagggaagaggaggaggaaagccAGTGGCAGCGGAAGTGAAAGTGGCGAGGAGAGGACCAGAGAAATGCGAGACGAGGAGGAGATCTTTGGCAGTGACGACGACAGCGATGACAATGAGCCCAAAAACTCAGCCAGGAGCAGCGGGGAGGATGGCAGTGGGAGTGAGGATGAAGGAGGGAACAGAGGAGGCAGCAGGAGCCGCAGTGCCTCTCCTGCACACAGCGACCGCAGCAGTGACCATTCAGAGACCCAGGCTCAGAGTGGAAGTGGAAGTGAGAGAGGCTCAGATTCGAGTGATGCCAGTGACAGTGAATAA
- the gmfg gene encoding glia maturation factor gamma, which yields MSDTLVVCEVDESLKDKLKKFRFRKETNNAAIIMKIDMEKQLVVLEEEYENISLDELRDELPERQPRFIVYSYKYVHDDGRVSYPLCFIFSSPVGCKPEQQMMYAGSKTRLVQTADFTKVFETRNTDDLTEEWLKNKLAFFR from the exons ATG tCAGACACTCTGGTTGTGTGCGAAGTGGATGAAAGTTTGAAAGATAAACTGAAAAAGTTCCGATTTCGAAAGGAGACCAATAATGCTGCTATAATAA TGAAAATAGACATGGAGAAACAACTTGTCGTCCTCGAGGAGGAATATGAG AACATCTCATTGGATGAGTTGAGAGATGAACTTCCAGAGCGTCAACCCAG ATTCATTGTCTACAGCTACAAGTATGTCCATGATGATGGTAGGGTGTCCTACCCTTTGTGTTTCATATTCTCCAGTCCAGTGG GATGTAAGCCAGAGCAACAGATGATGTACGCAGGCAGCAAGACTCGGTTGGTCCAAACTGCAGATTTCACAAAG GTTTTTGAAACAAGAAACACTGATGACTTGACAGAAGAATGGCTGAAGAACAAGCTGGCATTTTTCCGCTGA
- the paf1 gene encoding RNA polymerase II-associated factor 1 homolog isoform X2 has protein sequence MAPTIQTQAQREDGHRPSSHRALPERSGVVCRVKYCNSLPDIPFDPKFITYPFDQHRFVQYKATSLEKQHKHELLTEPDLGVTIDLINPDTYRIDPNILLDPADEKLLEEDIQAPSSSKRSQQHAKVVPWMRKTEYISTEFNRYGVSNEKVEVKIGVSVKQQFTEEEIYKDRDSQISAIEKTFEDAQKLITQHYSKPRVTPVEVLPVFPDFKMWINPCAQVIFDSDPAPKDISGPAGVEMMSQAMIRGMMDEEGNQFVAYFLPNEDTLRKRKRDFEDGLDYMPDDLYEYKIAREYNWNVKNKASKGYEENYFFIFRDGDGVYYNELETRVRLSKRRAKAGAQSTTNAVLVCKHREMNEKELEAQEARKAQLENHEPEDEEEDMDMDKDIQDSGDDKEKDSGSEAENSGSESEREDEDREQRGDDDDEEDEDRGKRRRKASGSGSESGEERTREMRDEEEIFGSDDDSDDNEPKNSARSSGEDGSGSEDEGGNRGGSRSRSASPAHSDRSSDHSETQAQSGSGSERGSDSSDASDSE, from the exons ATGGCTCCAACGATTCAGACACAAGCTCAACGAGAAGACGGACACAG GCCATCCTCTCACCGAGCTCTCCCTGAGAG GTCAGGAGTGGTCTGTCGTGTGAAGTACTGCAACAGCCTGCCAGACATCCCTTTCGACCCCAAATTCATCACATATCCATTTGATCAGCACAG GTTTGTACAATATAAAGCCACATCTCTGGAGAAGCAGCACAAGCATGAGCTCCTGACAGAGCCAGACCTCGGTGTCACTATTGATCTCATAAACCCAGACACCTACCGCATAGACCCTAACA TATTGTTGGATCCTGCTGATGAAAAACTGTTGGAAGAGGACATCCAGGCTCCATCCAGTTCGAAGAG GTCACAGCAGCATGCCAAAGTGGTCCCTTGGATGAGAAAGACTGAATATATTTCCACAGAGTTTAACAGATATGGTGTCTCCAATGAAAAAGTGGAAGTCAA gATTGGAGTTTCTGTCAAACAGCAGTTTACAGAAGAAGAGATCTACAAGGACAGAGACAGTCAGATTTCTGCTATTGAGAAGACATTTGAGGATGCACAGAAATTG ATAACACAGCACTACAGTAAACCAAGGGTTACTCCTGTGGAGGTACTACCTGTGTTCCCTGACTTCAAG ATGTGGATCAACCCGTGTGCTCAGGTCATCTTTGACTCCGATCCTGCACCTAAAGACATATCAGGGCCAGCAGGAGTGGAGATGATGTCTCAGGCCATGATCAG AGGTATGATGGATGAGGAAGGAAATCAGTTTGTGGCATACTTCTTGCCCAATGAAGACACACTTCGCAAGCGCAAGAGAGACTTTGAGGATGGATTGGATTATATGCCTGATGATCT atATGAATACAAGATAGCCAGGGAGTACAACTGGAATGTCAAGAACAAAGCCAGCAAGGGCTATGAAGAGAACTACTTCTTTATCTTCAGAGATGGAGATGGTGTTTATTACAATGAGCTTGAGACAAG AGTGCGTCTGAGTAAGAGACGAGCCAAGGCCGGAGCACAGTCAACTACAAACGCTGTGCTGGTGTGTAAGCACAGAGAGATGAATGAGAAAGAGCTTGAAGCTCAG GAAGCACGTAAAGCTCAGTTGGAGAACCATGAGccagaagatgaagaggaggacatgGACATGGATAAAGACATACAGGACTCTG GTGATGATAAAGAGAAGGACAGCGGCAGTGAGGCAGAGAACTCTGGTAGTGAATCTGAGAGAGAGGATGAAGACCGTGAACAAAGGGGAGACGAcgatgatgaagaggatgaggaccgagggaagaggaggaggaaagccAGTGGCAGCGGAAGTGAAAGTGGCGAGGAGAGGACCAGAGAAATGCGAGACGAGGAGGAGATCTTTGGCAGTGACGACGACAGCGATGACAATGAGCCCAAAAACTCAGCCAGGAGCAGCGGGGAGGATGGCAGTGGGAGTGAGGATGAAGGAGGGAACAGAGGAGGCAGCAGGAGCCGCAGTGCCTCTCCTGCACACAGCGACCGCAGCAGTGACCATTCAGAGACCCAGGCTCAGAGTGGAAGTGGAAGTGAGAGAGGCTCAGATTCGAGTGATGCCAGTGACAGTGAATAA